A segment of the uncultured Desulfobulbus sp. genome:
GAACAAGGATAGATTGTGTGAGTGAGGCACGAACGAACCACAATCTTATCCGGGGTTGGACAAGCCCGGTCTCACAAAGGAAATAAATATTGCTCTGGAATATGCTGGAAGCGCTTCCAGGATGGTAGTGCTGAACGCAGGACGCAGGAAAGCATTCGCCTGTATCAGGCGTTAAAAAGCGGCTCGATGCTCATAAAAGAGTTTTCCTCCCGTGTGTTTCTTGGCGGTAAAGCGGCGCCTCGCTTAAAGGTTACCTGGGATGACGGTAGTCATTTCTAAAAGACACAATACGCATCGCTTGATCGCAGTGCGGACAAGCAAACACTGGTCGGGGGCGAGGCGGCTGCGGCTTGATAACGACGTGCAGGACCAACTGGACCAGCATACGGATTTTTTTCGCATTCCCGTGCAGGAATCCATATTCGCGCAGCCGCCTGAACCCGTTTGGCAGGACATGTTGAAGAAGGAGACGCAGAAACTCTTCTCCCTTAAGCGTCCTCTTCTGCATTGCCCCTGTAGAACTGTCCCGGTACCTGAAGGTCACTTCGCCATTGGTGTTGGCAATAATGTTTTTTTCTCCGATTACGCCTCGGTACAAATACCTCGACAGGTATTTCAAGGCAGGTGCGCCGGTGCCCATATGGTCGCAGTAGACCACCCATTTTTTCGGGACATTGTTTGCTTTCTGGTGATGATAGGCCAACGGACGCAGCTGATAGGGCAAGGTGAAGGTCACCATGAAATAGGGTACAGGCAGGAGCTTTTCGCGTTGTTTGTCGATCCAGAGACTGGTCAGGTGATTTTGGCAGCGTGGGCAATGGCGGTTGCCACAGGATAGTGGGCGCCACTGACCATGCTGACAGTCAGGGCACTGCACGTAGAGTTCTCCGGCGGCAGGCGTCCGACAACGTAGAATCGCATCAAGAGCTTTGCGTTGATCAGGCAGAAGAGTTTTGCCGAACCTGGCCATGAAGGCATCGTGATACTGGTGAACAAGAGTGGCTAGATCCATGGTCACCTCCCTGCCGGGTTGAGTTGCAGCGAGTTGACCAAGGCATTGATCGTTGAGTGGCTGTCCAGTTCGGCAACATCGGTGAGGTGGGTGTAACGGGCTGTGGTTGTGGGGCTGGCATGACCAAGCAATGCCTGGATATGCCGCAGGCTCAGGCCGGACTCAAGCAGGTGTGTAGCGAAACTGTGACGAAGGCTGTGGATCGAGACTTTTTTTTAATTCCACAGGAGGTGACAACGGCCTTCATGGCCTGCTGAGCACCGCCATTATTCATGTGGTTTGTTGCCTGGCGGATTGTTTCCATTGATCCCCGGTAATTGGGAAAGAGCAACTTCGGGTGCTGATGTTCACGCCAGAGCAGGCCTAGCGCTTCCAAGGTGCGGTTCGGCAACGGGACAAGACGATCTTTATGGCCCTTACCGCGACGGATGTGGATCTTCATGTGGCCGGTATCGATATCGCCCACCTGGAGAGACAAGGCCTCTTCCAGGCGAAGTCCCATGGAATAGGTGGTAAAAAGAAAGACGCGATAGCGGAGCTCACGGCAGCCATGAATGATCCTGCCGATTTCTTCGCGGGTTAGGATATCCGGAATGGTTTTGACGACGGGTGGTTTGACGATATTGAGCCATTGCCAGTCCGTCTCCAGAACGTGTTTCCAGAAGAACATGAGACCGAGCCGATCCAGCTTGACCGTGCTCCATGAGTAGCCCTCGACCAATAGGGCAAAGTATTCTTCCAGCTCTTTCAAGCTGAGCTTGTCGGGGCAACAATCAAAATACGAGACCAACCGACGCACAGCCCTGCCATAGGCGTCGATTGTTTTGGCGCTTTTTCCTTGCAGCGTAAGCTTTTGCAGGTGGCGCTTATAGAGGGTGTCGAATCGCTTTTTTTCGGCTTTTTCCATAGTATACTCCTTGCTGTAAGTGTTTGAAAATTAAACTCTTACATGAGTATACACTGGTTTTTACTCTGCCGCGCAGCGGCTTCGTCCAACAAAGCATTGCAGCGGACAAGCCGCTGAATGCGGCGTTCTTGGCGACTTCGTCGCCAAGAATCGCGGAGCTGACATCGTCAGCTCCGCGATTAGCCAACACAAAAATAATGACTCTGTTGTCAATACTAAGAGGATTCTCAAGTGAATGATCGGTATGACATTGTGTACACAGGTAAACTATTACCAAGTTTTGAATTAGAAACAGTAATTCAAAAGTTCTCTAAATTATCAAAATGGGATCTTCAAAAGTCAAAAAAATTCATTGATAGACAATCACCGGTATATTTTAAAAGAAATTTATCAAAAGAATCGGCAATTGAATATAAGAGTGTATTAATTAATGTCGGTCTTGATGTAAAAGTTAAAAAAAACACTTCTGTTTCAGAAGCACCAGCTGAAGCAACACCTAAAATTTCCTTGCCTAAAGAAACATTATTAAGAGATGTTCAGAACAATAAAAAAAATGTGCCTCGTTATAGTTTCTTTGAGAAATTACAAGATTTATTCTATGAGGTAGAGCTAACAAGACGATTAAGAATTACTTGTTCTTTTTTAATTTCATTGGCAATTACACTGGCTATTTTTATTTATGGGTCGAAAAATATCAAATTTGACTCGACCACAATAATAGGTTTTTCAACATTTTTAGTGCTTTTCACTATTATTTTTTACCTTTTGTCTGGTTACTTTAAAATTGAATCTCCAGCCCATAAATTTAGACTTTTTGTTATACTTTTTGCTTTCATGATATTCCGTATTTACAAAGGAATTTACATAAATCATGACAATTTAGCTCGAGTATTAATTGTAACATTAATTGCATGGGCTGCTATGATTGTTACATATAGAATTTTCATTTATCTAAAAGAGCCTAGGTTTTAATAATAAATAATTTGGCTAACCCGGCACTCCACTAGGGCCACCTAAGGTCGCGGGTGTTGAAAATGAATCGGCATTTATGATGTTGAATCAATACCGATATCTTATCGGCTTCGATTTAGGTGGCCTGTGAGTTCAGTCACTCCCGCTTTGAATCAGCTGCGAGTATAAATTTGTCATAATGCGGTACTGGGTGGGGCAATTTCACCATGCCGAAAAAAAATTTCGGGGTACCGCTGTTGTTCTGCACCAAATTTTCTAAAAAAAAACTGTTTTTAGGGCGGAGTGATCCACCCGGCCTGTCGAATATATTTTTCGGTAGGCACCTGCATGCGGCCTCTTGTTCGCTAATCAAATGTCGGACAGGGAGGATGTTCAAAACCATAGGCAATCATTCGTAAAATTGTCTCCATGGATGGGGCTATAAACGTGTGGAAATAGTTACGTATTCGCTCCCACAGCCCCCTGTATGTTCGCAGCTTTGCCTTGGCTGCTTGAAACAGCGGGCAGCAGAATTGCTGCACTTGATCAACAAAAAAAGCTAGCAACATTAGGTGCATGAACACAGCACTCAAGTGCCTTTTGCCCAGGCCATAGTTGTGCCCCAGGTTATACCCCTGATTTTTCAGGATGTTAAAGGTCTCGTTTTCAATCCTCCAGCGGGCTCGACCGCAGCGCATGATCTCCATAACGTTGTCAGGGGTAATTTCAAAATCGGTTACCCGGCTGAATCGATTACGGACAATCACCTCTTCGCCTCTGGTTTCAACCTCCCAATGCTCGAGGAAGTTGACCTGCAACTCCTTTTCGCTGGCCTTGTTGAGCGGGACAGCGTTGATAAAGCGAAAACAATGTGTCTTGTTGGCTTTGCTACTGTCCGGAAGAATCAGCTCGGTTACCTTGCCTTGTTCGGCCGCCGCATCGACCAGTCCGAACATATAGGCATGATCGCCTGGTTTGGCGGAGAGGATGTAACGAAGATTGTGAGCCATTAAATCTTTGATGGGGTGTATCCGATGCTTATGGCACATTGCTCTCACTATACTTCATGTAGACGCCAGCACGCAAAAATAGCCACCATATATGGTGGCAAGCTTTCAAATCCCATAACTATCGGATGCACCCTCTGGAGATGGTACTCGATCGTGCCGTTACGTCGCTCTTTGGTCAGACAGTAATCGGCTCCTATATTTTCTGAGCTATGGATACCAGTACCGTCAATGGCCACCAAGGCAGGTCATTTTCGGCATGACCTTGCCTCGCTGTAGCTGATGGAAAATGATACGGAAAGGGCGCCGAAGCTGAGCCGGAACAATCTCATCCAGAATGTCCCGCATTTGGGTATCACTGGGGATCTTTGGAATACCAGAGACACCGTGAAGGCTTTCTGGCTGCTCAAGCCGTTGTCCATCAAACGATAGCAACGATGGGTCTTTAAGCGAAAACATGGCTAAGCCGCTCATTATAGCGTCGCCTAGCGGGATCGATGCATTGGGGGCCCGGAGGTCAGGCACCTGTTGCAGATCCTCACGGATAAGGGCGAATAAAGTATCGGCGTTGAGATGAGAACGCATCTTGATCTTGTCCAGAGTCTGAGTTGCTTTGCGGCTTCGGTGTATGAAATTTTTGAGGGTCGACATATGCTTTTCCTTGTAAAAGTTTGATATCACAAGGAAAAAGCGTTTCGGCACCTCGTCAGATGTCAAGAGATTTTACCGATTATTCCGATTTTTTTATAATGTAAAATTAGCTAGTTACTTAAACTCGTTTGCTTGAATAGCTCCAAACGTTTGCGAAAGGTTGATCATTAGCCAACGTATTTACTGAGCTTCCGGGTAAAGCGCGAACTGCTGCTGTGAGTTTATCGTTATATCCAAAAGGAGAAATATGTTCATAGTATCTTTAACGTACAAAATTGATCTTGAAGAAGTTGATAAGCATCTTGATGCCCATGTGGACTATTTGAAGCAGGAATATGCCGAGGGAAATTTTATTGCATCTGGAAGAAAAATTCCAAGAACAGGTGGAATAATTTTGTCATGTGTAAAAAATAAAGATGAATTGGAGTTGATTCTTGCAAAAGATCCTTTCTATAAAGCAGAAATCGCAGAATACGACATTATTGAGTTCGATCCAAGTATGGTGGCAGAAGGCTTTGAAATATTGCAAAAATAGTAAGATATAACGAACAAGGATAGATTGTGTGAGTGAGGCACGAACGAACCACAATCTTATCCGGGGCTGGACAAGCCCGGCCTCGCAAAGGAAATAAATATTGTTCTGGAATGTGCTGGAAGCGCTACCAGGATGGTAGCGCTTCCAGCAGGACGTAAGAATACATTCGCCTGATCAGGCGTTAAAAAATGGTGCGCTGTTTCATAAAAGAGATCCTCCTACATCACCTTGACGGAGAAGCGGTGCCTCGATTAAAGATTACCTGGGATGACGGTAGTCATTTCTAAAAGGCACAATACGCATCGCTTGATCGCAGTGCGGACAAGCAAACACAGGTCGGGGACGGGGCGGCTGCGGTCTGATAACGACGTGCAGGACCAACTGGACCAGCATACGGATTTTTTTCGCATTCCCGTGCAGAAATCCATATTCGCGCAGCCGCCTGAACCCGTTTGGCAGGACATGTTGAATAAGCAGACGCAGAAACTCTTCTCCCTTAAGCGTCCTCTTCTGCATTGCCCTTGTAGCACTGTCCCGGTACCTGAAGGTCACTTCGCCATTGGCGTTGGCAACAATGTTTTTTTCTCCGATTACGCCTCGATATAAATACCTTGCGAGGTATTTCAAAGCAGGTGCGCCGGTGCCCATGTGGTCACAATGGACCACCCATTTTTTCGGGGCATTGTTTGCTTTCTGGTGACGATAAGCCAACGAACGCAGCTGATAGGGCAAGGTAAAGGTCACCATGAAATAGGGCACAGGCAGGAGCTTTTCCCGTTGTTTGTCGATCCAGAGACTGGTCAGGTGATTTTGTCAGCGCGGGCAATGGCGGTTACCACAGGAGAGAGGGCGCCATTGACCTTGCTGACAGTCAGGGGGGAGCATCCGACAGTTATGGAATTTAAAGGCTTGCCACTATACAGAGGGGCTGCATAACCCGCACTGCCGTCTGCGGGGAGTGTATAGCAAGCGGGTTGCCATAAACATCGGATGCCCCCCAGTCAGGGCACTGCACGTAGAGTTCTCCGGAAGCAGGCGTTCGGCAACGGAGAATCGCATCAAGGGCCTTGCGCTGGTCCGGCAGGATAGTTTTGCCGAACCGCGCCATGAAGACATCGTAATATTGGTGAACAAGAGTGGCCAGGTCCATAGTTATCTCCCTATGAGTGGGGTGCATCCGATACTTATGGCAAATTGCTCTCGTTACACTTCATGTAGCGCTCAGTAAGGAAAAGTAGCCCCGATATATGGCGGCAAGCCTTTAAATTCCATAACTATCGGATGCACCCAGATGAGTGTAACGGGCTGTGGTTGTGGGACTGGCATGACCAAGCAGAGCCTGGATATGCCGCAGGCTTAAGCCGGATTCGAGTAGGTGGGTTGCGAAACTGTGACGGAGGCTGTGGATCGAGACTTTTTTTAATTCCACAGGATGTAACAACGGCTTTCATTGCCTGCTGGGCTCCACCATTATTCATGTGGCTTGTCGCCTGCCGGATCGTTTCCATTGATCCACGGTAATTGGGAAACAACAACTTCGGGTGCTGGTGTTCACGCCAGAGCAGGCGTAACGCTTCCAAGGTGCGGTTCGGAAGCGGGACAAGACGATCTTTATGTCCCTTGCCGCGACGGATATGGATCTTCATATGGCCGGTATCGATATCACCGACCTGAAGAGACAAAGCTTCGTCCAGGCGAAGCCCCATGGAATAGGTGGTGAAGAGAAAGACGCGATAGCGGAGCTCCCGGCAGCCATGAATGATCCTGCCGATTTCTTCGCGGGTCAGGATATCCGGAATGGTTTTGACGACAGGTGCTTTGACGATATTGAGCCATTGCCAGTCCGTCTCCAGAACGTGTTTCCAAAAAAACATGAGACCGAGCCTGTCCAGCTTGACTGTACTCCAAGAGTACCCCTTGACCAATTTGGCAAAATACTCTTCCAGCTCTTGTACGCTGAGTTTGTCGGGGCAACAATCGAAATACGAGACCAGTCGACGCATAGCCCTGCCGCAAGCGTCTATTGTTTTGGCGCTTTTCCCTTGTAGCGCAAGCTTTTGCAGGTGGCGCTCATAGAGGGACTCGAATCGTTTAATTTCGGCTTTGTTCATAGTATACTCCTTGCTGTAAGTGTTTGAAAATTAAACTCTTACACGAGTATACACTGGTTTTTTATTCTGCCGCGCAGCGGCTTCGTCCAACAAATCGTTTCTACGGAAGCCGCAAAAGACGCGGCTCCCGCAGAACTCCACGTTATACCTTCAAGACCTTCAGGGGGAACAAATGGATTTAGATAACATGCTAAAAGAATTGGAACAAAAGGGGATATGCAATGATGAAGCCCAATCAGATAAAGCCCTGAAGTATCTCAACATCACGAAAGATACCGGTGAGTTCCTTCGGGTTCTAGTTCTTGCGACTCGTTCAAGCAAAATTTTAGAAGTTGGAACATCAAACGGCTATTCAACTATTTGGTTTGCTTCGTCTATCCCCTCAGATGGAACTGTAACTACAATTGAGTATTCGGAACGAAAAGCAGAAGAAGCTTTATCAAACTTTCAAAGAGCAGGTTTAGCCAACAAAATAGAGCTGTTACAGGGCGATGCTCAGGCAATGCTTAAAGACCTCAGTGATCAGTATGACTTGATTTTTCTTGATGCAGACCGTTCAATGTACATGGATATGATAGAAGACATATCACGCCTGTTAAAAACTGGAGGGCTAATTGTTTGTGATAATGCAATTTCCCACGAATCCGAACTTGCTGAGTTTACAGCATACCTCAAGTCTCAACAGAATTATTCAACTTCACTGGTGCCAGTTGGTAAAGGTGAATTTTTAGCACATAAGTCATACAGCGAACAGGTATAACCCGGCAGTCCAGCGGACATTTCAGGGCAAGCGCATCAAAATGACCTGACCATGCCCATTTAGAATCGAATTATTCACGGCTGTCGAAAAAATACCAATAAAATCGATTTATTATTCAATTCTACCCGCATAGCTTCTATATATAACCCTTCAAAAAAACGCACCTGGGAGAAGGGTTATGAAAAAACAGCGGCCAGATATTGTTTCCCATTTCGAAAATTTAATAGATCCAAGAGTCGAAGGGAAAAGCAGGCATTTGCTTACCGATATTATCGTCATCGCTATTTGTGGGGTGGTATCCGGGGCTTCTGGCTGGGAACAAATTGAAATTTTCGGGCAAGCCTAGCAGGAATGGCTCGAAAAATTTCTTGAACTCCCTAATGGAATTCCAGGGCACGATACATTTCGACGAGTCATATCTCGCCTTAATAGCAAGATTTTTCAAGAATGCTTTTTGAGCTGGGTGCATTCTGTGGTCGAGGTCGTTGATGGCGAAGTTTTCCCTATCGACGGCAAGACCTTGAGGCGATCACATGACTCGAGCTCAGGGAAGTCGGCTATTCATATGGTCAGCGCTTGGGCAGCGAGCAATCGGTTTGTTTTGGGGCAAGTCAAAACCAATGAAAAATCAAACGAAATCACTGCTATTCCAGAATTTTTAAAATTGCTGGAGATCAAAGGCTGTATTGTGACCATTGACGCCATGGGGTGTCAAAAGAAGATAGCCGAACAGATCGTCCAACATGGTGGTGATTACGTCTTGGGCTTAAAAGGCAATCAAGGCTCATTGCTAAAAGCCGTTGAAACAGTTTTCAGGCAGGCAGACGTAGAGACCTTCAACAGCGATACATTTGATTTCTTCCAAAGCGAATGTAAGGGACATGGTCGCCACGAGATCCGCTCCCATTACACAACTGATGCTGCCGGGTTACCCATGATCGCACAGTGGAAGGGGCTTCGGACAATAGGTGTTGTTGTCTCTGAGCGGCACGAAAAAGACAAAAAAACTACTGAATGCCGCTACTATATTTCGAGCCAAGAAAACAACGCCGAACTCTTTGCCAAAGCTGTGCGAGCTCATTGGGGTATAGAAAACTCTCATCACTATGTACTTGATGTTGCGTTTCGTGAAGATGAGTGCCGCATCCGAAAAGACGATGCTCCCGAGAATTTTGCCGTACTGAGGCATATAGCTCGTAATTTGCTACAACGAGAGAAAACCAAAATGAGTATCAAGCAAAAACAATTCAGAGCAGCTTGCGACAATCGGTTTCTTGGCAGAGTACTTGCTTGCTAAGAATTTCATGCGCTTGCCCTGGGTTTCACCTTCCTTTGTCTGCTGGCTTTTAACAGTGATGCATGGGCATTTGAGAGTCTCAATGATCTCACCAGCAAACTGGAATTAGATCACGACATATGTATCAAAAAGCAATCGCTGGACGAGCGCTTTAACCAGCGTGCGGTTTCTTTTCTCACGGCAGCCCTCGCTGAACTCTTCAGCAAACAGCTGGCCGGGGGAAGGGCGACGTTAATAAGCTGTGACCAATTTGAAAGAATTTTGATTAAAGATTCTGTTTGTTTTCAAATAGATCAATCTTTATCCACGTATTACCCCGGTAGTGGCGGCAGTGGATCCGCAGCCAGTATCAGGATCCAATTTGAATATGATTTAGTCTCTGGCAGTATCGTTGATCTTAGTCTGAATGCGTTTAATGACCAGGATGCAACCAATTCAACGCTGACCATTGATGTTGTCAAAGAAGGCGACCTTGTTATTCGTGACCTCGCGTATATGCATCTATCAGCATTGCGAGGTATCCTGCAGAACCTTGGTGATTTTTTATGCCGTCTGCAAGCCAACAAAAACGTGTATCAGCTTCGAGGCAAGAAAAAGGTTAAGCTGAATTTTTCCCGTATCGTTCGAGCCATGATCGATGCCGGAATTGAAAGATTCGAAGACTGGGTATTTCTTGACCAAAATCTGACACTACAGGTTCGTCTCTTCGTTTATCTGCTTCCTGAAAGCGTTTATCAGGAACGAATGCGTAAGGCTCATTTGAATGCCCAAAAGAAAGGGCGGCAATTAGGTAAAGAATTCAAAGCACTAGCGAGGCTCAACCTGTTCATCACCTCTGTATCTGAAAAGTTGCTCGATATTCAGAATGCGTGGAAGGCGTACACCTTGCGCTGGCAGATTGAGCTCGTCTTCAAAACCTGGAAATGGGTGCATCCGTTAGTTATGGGATTTAAAAGCTTGTCGCTATATATGGCACCTGATTATCCCTGCTCACAGCTATATAAAGTATAGCTAGAGCAATTTGCCATAAGTATCGGATGCACCCCCTGGAAATCGCTCTGGAAGATCGATAAGGTCAAGAAGGTGAAAAAGCAGCGCCTTGAGTGCTATATTTACTCGAAATTATTCATTATCGTGCTCAGCCTGAACATGTTATGGATAACGCATAATCTCATGCGTGGGCTCTATGGTAAAAATCTCAGTTTCTACAAAGCGATAAAAACCTGGATGAGATCGCTTGACCGTTTCAAAGAGGCAATTTTTAACGGGATAGAAGCTGTAACGGATTTTCTGGTTAAGTTCTTCAAGTTAAGTTGCCAGAATCATGTGCTGGAGAAAAAGAAAAATGGAAACTATTCTCCAGAAATCATTCAAGATATTTTGGTTCTGAGAATCGAGGGTGAGCCAATGCCATGTGTGGATTAACCAGGGGCTCACGGCTTAGCCTGACGGCTATGCGGTCAACCCCTTCTTAGTTTCCGCAACTCTGACAAAGACCCAGAAAA
Coding sequences within it:
- a CDS encoding transposase zinc-binding domain-containing protein, which encodes MDLATLVHQYHDAFMARFGKTLLPDQRKALDAILRCRTPAAGELYVQCPDCQHGQWRPLSCGNRHCPRCQNHLTSLWIDKQREKLLPVPYFMVTFTLPYQLRPLAYHHQKANNVPKKWVVYCDHMGTGAPALKYLSRYLYRGVIGEKNIIANTNGEVTFRYRDSSTGAMQKRTLKGEEFLRLLLQHVLPNGFRRLREYGFLHGNAKKIRMLVQLVLHVVIKPQPPRPRPVFACPHCDQAMRIVSFRNDYRHPR
- a CDS encoding YciI family protein, translating into MFIVSLTYKIDLEEVDKHLDAHVDYLKQEYAEGNFIASGRKIPRTGGIILSCVKNKDELELILAKDPFYKAEIAEYDIIEFDPSMVAEGFEILQK
- a CDS encoding transposase — protein: MVTFTLPYQLRSLAYRHQKANNAPKKWVVHCDHMGTGAPALKYLARYLYRGVIGEKNIVANANGEVTFRYRDSATRAMQKRTLKGEEFLRLLIQHVLPNGFRRLREYGFLHGNAKKIRMLVQLVLHVVIRPQPPRPRPVFACPHCDQAMRIVPFRNDYRHPR
- a CDS encoding transposase zinc-binding domain-containing protein is translated as MDLATLVHQYYDVFMARFGKTILPDQRKALDAILRCRTPASGELYVQCPDWGASDVYGNPLAIHSPQTAVRVMQPLCIVASL
- a CDS encoding tyrosine-type recombinase/integrase, with the protein product MELKKVSIHSLRHSFATHLLESGLSLRHIQALLGHASPTTTARYTHLGASDSYGI
- a CDS encoding O-methyltransferase; this encodes MDLDNMLKELEQKGICNDEAQSDKALKYLNITKDTGEFLRVLVLATRSSKILEVGTSNGYSTIWFASSIPSDGTVTTIEYSERKAEEALSNFQRAGLANKIELLQGDAQAMLKDLSDQYDLIFLDADRSMYMDMIEDISRLLKTGGLIVCDNAISHESELAEFTAYLKSQQNYSTSLVPVGKGEFLAHKSYSEQV
- a CDS encoding IS4 family transposase, with product MAFNSDAWAFESLNDLTSKLELDHDICIKKQSLDERFNQRAVSFLTAALAELFSKQLAGGRATLISCDQFERILIKDSVCFQIDQSLSTYYPGSGGSGSAASIRIQFEYDLVSGSIVDLSLNAFNDQDATNSTLTIDVVKEGDLVIRDLAYMHLSALRGILQNLGDFLCRLQANKNVYQLRGKKKVKLNFSRIVRAMIDAGIERFEDWVFLDQNLTLQVRLFVYLLPESVYQERMRKAHLNAQKKGRQLGKEFKALARLNLFITSVSEKLLDIQNAWKAYTLRWQIELVFKTWKWVHPLVMGFKSLSLYMAPDYPCSQLYKV